In Gordonia iterans, the following proteins share a genomic window:
- a CDS encoding type IV toxin-antitoxin system AbiEi family antitoxin domain-containing protein, whose amino-acid sequence MTLQITDVPLDHLGFLRRSAAQKAGVSDDQLASAVRHGDLIRLAPGVYMLPLDPAFAITESGKDEQYRLTCLARASTPRVGTAPLSHQSAAAVHRLPMLTPDRGLVHAIRGGPGGSARRGGRFRHAGTVPDGDIVVVDGVRVTSLPRTAVEVAATGTFAQALTVVDAAMRRGVTRDELTAALAGRRPEGVRVARRAIEHGNGLSESPGESWSRAQMLDADLPLPVLQRKYTLEGHVQRPDFDWLGRVVGEFDGEVKYQGVLQPGEDPRQALIREKEREDRFRRAGIHVVRWTWSMLVKGTMIPALIGWLRRTGVMA is encoded by the coding sequence ATGACGCTCCAGATCACCGACGTACCTCTCGACCACCTCGGATTCCTGCGCCGATCCGCGGCACAGAAGGCCGGAGTCTCCGACGATCAGCTCGCCTCGGCGGTGAGACACGGCGACCTGATCCGGCTCGCGCCCGGGGTGTACATGCTCCCGCTCGATCCGGCGTTCGCGATCACCGAGTCCGGCAAGGACGAGCAGTACCGACTGACCTGCCTCGCCCGGGCCAGCACGCCACGCGTCGGCACCGCCCCGCTGAGCCACCAGTCCGCGGCCGCCGTGCACCGACTGCCGATGCTGACGCCGGACCGCGGTCTGGTCCATGCGATCCGCGGCGGCCCCGGCGGCAGCGCCCGGCGGGGCGGCCGGTTCCGTCACGCCGGCACGGTGCCCGACGGCGACATCGTCGTCGTCGACGGGGTCCGGGTGACCAGCCTGCCGCGGACCGCAGTCGAGGTCGCCGCCACCGGCACCTTCGCGCAGGCCCTCACCGTCGTCGATGCCGCGATGCGCCGCGGTGTGACCCGCGACGAACTGACCGCCGCGCTCGCCGGACGCCGACCGGAGGGGGTACGGGTGGCCAGACGCGCGATCGAACACGGAAACGGCCTGTCGGAATCTCCCGGCGAGTCGTGGAGCCGCGCGCAGATGCTCGACGCCGACCTGCCGCTCCCCGTCCTCCAGCGGAAGTACACTCTGGAAGGTCACGTCCAGCGGCCCGACTTCGACTGGCTCGGCCGCGTGGTCGGCGAGTTCGACGGCGAGGTGAAATACCAGGGCGTGCTGCAGCCGGGTGAGGATCCCCGCCAGGCCCTGATCCGCGAGAAGGAGCGCGAAGACCGCTTCCGCCGCGCCGGCATCCACGTGGTGCGCTGGACCTGGTCCATGCTGGTCAAGGGCACCATGATTCCGGCGCTGATCGGCTGGCTCCGCCGCACCGGCGTCATGGCGTGA